The following DNA comes from Micromonospora chokoriensis.
CGGCACCAAGATCGCGATCACCTCGAACAAGCCGCAGACCACCCGGCACGTCATCCGTGCCGTGCTGCACCGCCCGGAGTCGCAGCTGGTCCTGGTCGACACCCCGGGCCTGCACCGCCCCCGGACGCTGCTCGGCGAGCGCCTCAACGACCTGGTCCGGTCCACCTGGACGGAGGTCGACGTGATCGGCCTCTGCATCCCGGCGAACGAGCCGGTCGGGCGCGGTGACAAGTTCATCACCGGCGAGCTGGCCGGGTTGAAGGCGACAGTGCTGGCGGTGGTCACCAAGACCGACCTGGTGGACAAGCGCCAACTGGCCGAGCAGTTGCTCGCGGTCAGCAAGATGGGAGACTTCGCCGAGATCGTGCCGGTGAGCGCGGTGGCCGGGCACCAGGTGGACACTCTGGTCGACGTGATGACGAAATATCTGCCGCCGTCGCCGCAGCTCTACCCGGACGACATGCTGACCGACGATCCCGAGCAGGTTCTCGTCGCGGAGCTGATCCGGGAGGCCGCGCTGGAGGGGGTTCGTGACGAGCTCCCGCACTCCATCGCCGTGGTGGTCGAGGAGATGATCCCCGAGGGCCAGGTCATGAAGATCTACGCCGACCTGTACGTGGAGCGGCCCAGCCAGAAGGCCATCGTTCTCGGTCACAAGGCGAGCCGGCTCAAGGAGGTCGGCACCAACGCCCGCCGGCAGATCGAGGAGCTGCTGGGCGGCCGGGTCTATCTCGACCTGCACGTACGGGTCGCGAAGGACTGGCAGCGCGACCCGAGGCAGCTGCGCAAGCTGGGCTTCTGACCCCACCGCACCGACCGGTCGGCCGATCGGGCCGGCCGGCGCGGGTACGGCTGTCGTCGTACCCCATGATCGTCTTCGGTCATGTCGGTGGAGAGATTCACGTTCGGTCGGGGGTGCTGTCCGTTTCGCGCGGGCACCGCGCAGGGTAGGGGAACGACGCCAAGCGTCCCCGACCGAGATGCAGGCTGATGCGCAACAGGTACCTCGACGTGCTCCGTTTCCTGGCCATCGTCCGAGTGGTCGTCTACCACGTCACCGGGTGGGCGACCCTCACGCTCGTCTTCCCCGCCATGTCGGTGATGTTCGCGCTGGCCGGTTCGTTGATGGCCGCGTCGCTCACCCGCTCCGGGCCGGCGGCGGTCGGGCGTCGGCTGCGTCGGCTGCTGCCGTCACTGTGGGTGCTCGCGGCGGTCTTCGTGCCGGCCATGCTGCTCAGTGGGTTGCCGGTGAGCCCTCGGGTGCTGCTGTGGCTGTTCCCGATCGCCGACCCACCGGCCAACGACTGGGGCGCCCTGGCCCTGAGCGTCATCTGGTACCTCCGCGACTACCTGTGGTTCGTGCTCGCCTCACCTGTCGCGTTCTGGCTCTTTCGGCGTGCCCCGCTGCCAACCCTGCTCGCCCCGTACCTCCTCCTGGTCGCGATCGAGGCGGGGATCTACCCGGCGCCGACGGTGCTGCGCGAGTTCGGGCTGTACTTCGGAGCGTGGATGCTGGGCTTCGCCCACCACGCCGGGATGCTGCGCCGGCTCTCCGGCCGGGTGTTGTACCCGGTGGCGATCGCCCTCGCGGTGGGCGGCGGTGCCTGGATCGTCGGGCATCCGGGCCCCCGGGGGTACGACCTGAACGACAACCACCTGGGCAACGCCCTCTGGTCGGCCGCGTTCATCCTGGTCGTCCTCGGTCGGGCTCCCACCGGGGTGGAGTGGCTGGGTCGGAGCCGGCTGGCCGACCGGGCGGTGACAGTGGTCAACCGGAGGGCGCTCACCATCTACCTCTGGCACATGCCGTTCGTGGTGGCGCTCACTCCGCTGGTCGACGTGGTGGGTTGGTCCCACCAGGATCCGGTGGGGCTGGCCATCCGGGTGTTGCTGGTCTTCGCGCTGGTCGGCCTGGTCACCCTCGCCGTCGGTTGGGTCGAGGACGTCGCCGCCCGCCGCCGCCCGGAGGTGATCCCCGGTGGCCCGAGCCGACCGGCGGTGGTGCCCGCCCAGCGGACGGTCGGGGAGCAGGCCACCGTCGACGTCAACGCTGGCTGATCGTCACGTTGCCGCTGCCGGCCGAACCGTCGAGCACCAGCGACGCGGCCGGGTCGTCGGCGACGGTGACCCGCGCGTCACCGGAGCCCGCGCCGGAGCGCACCCGGTAACTGCCCGGCGGCACCAGCAACATCACGTCGCCGCTGGACGCGTGCGCCCGCGCCGCAGCCGGTTTGTCCAACTCGACGGTGACATTGCCGGAGCCGGCCTCGGCATCCGTCGTGCCACCGAGCCGCCGCGCGGTGATGTCACCGGACCCGGCGCGCAGGTGGACGGCCCCGCTGACCTCGCTCACGTCGATGTTGCCGGAACCGGTCTCCACCTCGACCGTGCCGCTCGCGTCGACGACCCGCACGTCACCCGACCCCAACCGAAGCTCCACCGCGCCGACCTTGCTCAGCTCGACGTCACCGGAACCGGACTCGCCCTGGAGAGCCACACCCTCCGGCACCGTCACCTCGTAGGAGACGCTGCACCGGTCGCCGCAGTCGGTGTCCAGCACCAGCTCGCTGCCCTTGATCTCGTACCGGGCCCGGGGCTCGCCACCCTGGTAGCGCACCACCCGCTTGATCCGCGCCTCCGCCGCCGTGCCGGTGCCCCGGACGACCACGTCACCGGAGCCCGGCAACACCCGGATGCTGGTGATCTGCACCGGCTCGGTGTCGTCGTAGTCGAGCCGACGCATGGCCAGGTTGTCACACCCGGCGAGCACGATGAGAGTGGTTGCCAGCCCCAGGGCGACGGGGGCGGTGACGCGACGACGGAGACCGCCGGTGGTCGGTTGCATTGCCATGGCCAGC
Coding sequences within:
- the era gene encoding GTPase Era, with the translated sequence MQDPEARPYRAGFGCFVGRPNAGKSTLTNAIVGTKIAITSNKPQTTRHVIRAVLHRPESQLVLVDTPGLHRPRTLLGERLNDLVRSTWTEVDVIGLCIPANEPVGRGDKFITGELAGLKATVLAVVTKTDLVDKRQLAEQLLAVSKMGDFAEIVPVSAVAGHQVDTLVDVMTKYLPPSPQLYPDDMLTDDPEQVLVAELIREAALEGVRDELPHSIAVVVEEMIPEGQVMKIYADLYVERPSQKAIVLGHKASRLKEVGTNARRQIEELLGGRVYLDLHVRVAKDWQRDPRQLRKLGF
- a CDS encoding acyltransferase family protein, with the translated sequence MRNRYLDVLRFLAIVRVVVYHVTGWATLTLVFPAMSVMFALAGSLMAASLTRSGPAAVGRRLRRLLPSLWVLAAVFVPAMLLSGLPVSPRVLLWLFPIADPPANDWGALALSVIWYLRDYLWFVLASPVAFWLFRRAPLPTLLAPYLLLVAIEAGIYPAPTVLREFGLYFGAWMLGFAHHAGMLRRLSGRVLYPVAIALAVGGGAWIVGHPGPRGYDLNDNHLGNALWSAAFILVVLGRAPTGVEWLGRSRLADRAVTVVNRRALTIYLWHMPFVVALTPLVDVVGWSHQDPVGLAIRVLLVFALVGLVTLAVGWVEDVAARRRPEVIPGGPSRPAVVPAQRTVGEQATVDVNAG
- a CDS encoding DUF4097 family beta strand repeat-containing protein; this encodes MAMQPTTGGLRRRVTAPVALGLATTLIVLAGCDNLAMRRLDYDDTEPVQITSIRVLPGSGDVVVRGTGTAAEARIKRVVRYQGGEPRARYEIKGSELVLDTDCGDRCSVSYEVTVPEGVALQGESGSGDVELSKVGAVELRLGSGDVRVVDASGTVEVETGSGNIDVSEVSGAVHLRAGSGDITARRLGGTTDAEAGSGNVTVELDKPAAARAHASSGDVMLLVPPGSYRVRSGAGSGDARVTVADDPAASLVLDGSAGSGNVTISQR